Proteins encoded by one window of Chryseobacterium foetidum:
- a CDS encoding patatin-like phospholipase family protein yields the protein MRKLLLLLFAFQILLIHSQVKENLKIPKNPKIGLSLAGGGAKGFSHVGVLKVLDSLGVKVDYVSGTSMGAIVGGLYASGYSGKEIEKIVMDTDFYSLIRDPKSRKESTFFNKSVDKYLFSIPLQNGKITLPSSISSGQKNVYLLKELFKNVSNVNDFSKLPIPFLCVATNLESGNMEIFEKGDLVQSIMASSAFPSLMDPVKIGDSIYIDGAMTVNYPSKPLKDKGIDIVIGVDLNQDLSKREDLNNIISILNQVIDFGIQKDTRRQYKYTDINIKPNLTGMTATSYDDKKKILDSGYVEGQKYAAILDQLPKREFDRLRQAVNPIYSNVYKIDSISIDGGRIYGKNYVLGKMGLRLPSMQTYGSINRGLDKLVATNNYRFINYDIVTENNFNYLKLYVTEDDARHFLKFGLHYDEIFKTGLLLNYSAKRLLFKNSNLSLDVIVGDKPRYYLNYFIDNGYIPGFGIYSSGMSFDIKGNNNINIDKWEWLRNEAYIQSVWKDKFAVGAGISHDYFEAEMNGTNKRYNRFLNPYVFLKSDTQNDRDFPTKGFYLNAEGKVIDLLKSEVEKRVVQVKADIRINIPLSKQFSYHLNLYGGITIGDNLPQFYQYRLGGIFEQNVVNFKTFNGFYFAQLNSNNVALISNDIQYNFKKNFFLSGNFSFANLSDDITFEDAVKVNYSSVGASIGYKSPFGQIRFNFGHSLKNNQKGIFSVILGHWF from the coding sequence TCAGATACTTTTGATTCATTCTCAGGTAAAGGAAAATCTGAAAATTCCTAAGAATCCTAAAATAGGACTTTCTCTTGCAGGCGGCGGTGCAAAAGGGTTTTCTCACGTCGGAGTTCTTAAAGTTCTGGATTCTTTGGGCGTTAAAGTAGATTACGTCTCCGGAACGAGCATGGGTGCAATCGTGGGAGGTTTGTACGCTTCAGGCTATTCCGGTAAGGAAATTGAAAAAATTGTGATGGATACCGATTTCTACTCATTAATCCGTGATCCAAAATCCAGAAAAGAAAGTACTTTTTTTAATAAATCTGTCGACAAATATTTATTTTCAATTCCACTTCAAAACGGAAAAATCACCCTTCCCTCTTCCATCAGTTCCGGACAGAAGAATGTTTACCTTTTAAAAGAATTATTTAAAAACGTTTCCAACGTCAACGATTTTTCCAAACTTCCCATTCCCTTCCTCTGTGTTGCGACCAACCTTGAAAGTGGCAATATGGAAATTTTTGAGAAAGGAGATCTTGTTCAGTCGATTATGGCTAGTTCAGCTTTCCCATCCCTGATGGATCCGGTTAAAATTGGTGACAGCATTTACATCGACGGCGCGATGACCGTTAATTATCCTTCAAAACCTCTAAAAGATAAAGGAATTGACATTGTGATTGGAGTAGATTTGAATCAGGATCTTTCAAAAAGGGAAGATTTAAACAATATTATTTCTATTTTAAATCAGGTTATAGACTTCGGTATACAAAAAGACACCAGAAGACAGTACAAATACACAGACATCAATATCAAACCGAATCTTACGGGAATGACGGCTACGAGCTACGATGATAAGAAGAAAATTCTTGACAGTGGTTACGTGGAAGGTCAGAAATATGCAGCTATTTTAGATCAACTTCCAAAGAGAGAATTTGACCGTCTCAGACAGGCCGTAAATCCAATTTATTCCAATGTCTATAAGATTGACAGCATTTCCATCGATGGCGGCAGAATATACGGTAAAAACTACGTTCTCGGGAAAATGGGGCTCCGTCTTCCATCGATGCAAACCTATGGAAGTATCAACCGTGGTTTGGATAAACTGGTTGCGACCAACAATTACCGTTTTATCAATTACGATATCGTAACCGAAAATAATTTCAATTATCTTAAATTATACGTGACTGAAGATGATGCAAGACATTTTTTAAAATTCGGACTTCACTATGATGAAATTTTCAAAACTGGACTTTTGCTTAATTATTCAGCGAAAAGACTTTTATTTAAAAATTCAAATCTTTCCCTTGATGTTATTGTCGGAGATAAGCCCCGTTATTATTTAAACTATTTTATCGACAACGGCTATATTCCAGGATTTGGAATTTACTCTTCGGGAATGAGTTTCGATATCAAAGGAAACAACAATATCAATATCGACAAATGGGAATGGCTGAGAAATGAAGCTTATATTCAATCGGTCTGGAAGGATAAATTTGCTGTTGGAGCAGGAATCAGCCATGATTATTTTGAAGCCGAAATGAACGGCACAAACAAAAGATACAACCGCTTTCTCAATCCTTATGTATTTTTGAAAAGTGATACACAAAATGACCGCGACTTTCCTACCAAAGGATTTTATCTGAATGCCGAAGGTAAAGTAATAGATTTGCTCAAATCTGAGGTTGAAAAAAGAGTCGTTCAGGTAAAAGCAGATATCAGAATCAACATTCCGTTGTCTAAACAGTTCAGTTACCATCTGAATCTGTATGGTGGAATTACCATCGGTGACAACCTTCCGCAATTTTATCAATACAGATTGGGAGGAATTTTTGAGCAGAATGTAGTCAATTTCAAAACTTTCAACGGTTTTTACTTTGCACAGCTTAACAGTAACAATGTTGCTTTAATTTCAAATGATATTCAATATAATTTTAAGAAAAACTTTTTCTTAAGCGGAAACTTTTCTTTTGCCAACCTCTCGGACGATATTACATTCGAAGATGCGGTAAAAGTAAATTACAGTTCAGTCGGAGCAAGTATCGGATATAAATCTCCGTTTGGACAGATCAGATTTAATTTTGGTCATTCACTTAAAAACAATCAAAAAGGCATATTCAGTGTTATTTTAGGACACTGGTTTTAA
- the ybeY gene encoding rRNA maturation RNase YbeY: MIQFFYENLPETVNTAYTIWLEEIILSEGKKIGEINYIFCNDEYLLKVNQDYLQHDYYTDIITFDYVKGKTISGEIFVSLQRISDNASTLSKNFEEELRRVLAHGILHLSGYKDKTEEEEKLMRSKEDFYLAKYS, translated from the coding sequence ATGATACAATTCTTTTACGAAAACTTACCCGAAACAGTCAACACAGCTTATACAATCTGGCTTGAAGAGATCATTCTCTCCGAAGGCAAAAAGATTGGAGAAATCAATTATATCTTCTGTAATGACGAATATTTATTGAAAGTAAATCAGGACTATCTCCAACACGATTATTACACAGACATCATCACTTTCGATTACGTAAAGGGTAAAACCATAAGCGGAGAGATTTTCGTATCTTTGCAGCGCATTTCAGACAATGCTTCTACCCTATCCAAAAACTTTGAAGAAGAATTACGTCGGGTTTTAGCTCACGGCATCTTACACCTTTCGGGTTATAAAGATAAAACAGAGGAAGAAGAAAAACTGATGCGAAGCAAAGAAGATTTTTATTTAGCAAAG